From the genome of Vicia villosa cultivar HV-30 ecotype Madison, WI linkage group LG2, Vvil1.0, whole genome shotgun sequence, one region includes:
- the LOC131648152 gene encoding zinc finger protein MAGPIE-like: protein MDNREIISNGLFHENTTSSSNDNLPILKRKRNLPGNPDPEAEVISLSPKTLMATNRFVCEICLKGFQRDQNLQLHRRGHNLPWKLKQRTNKEIRKRVYVCPEKTCVHNHPSRALGDLTGIKKHFCRKHGEKKWKCEKCSKFYAVQSDWKAHSKTCGTREYKCDCGTVFSRRDSFVTHRAFCEALTEETARINGSTNSLLAMGGYNNIMQNSLVPNHFSSIFKPISCTDQASRSGLSLWMSQSSPDVFHDNNNLHEIHQLENSLPHSNYHPNWVYGNKLSSNIGSQELTSTVSLPLVNSNNIDKDSVSASANNLVSVPSLYSSQHQPQSHIQTSSANMSATALLQKASQIGASSSDSLFLGGLGPLGCNTPNQDHRNKFCGVYNSNSVLTTSHEREGNYSGELSQMPPTKRRRMHNEESVWGQTRDFLGVGGANPLHPFINQRMDLI, encoded by the exons ATGGACAATAGAGAAATAATTTCAAATGGTTTATTTCATGAAAACACAACAAGTTCATCAAATGATAATCTTCCTATTTTAAAGAGGAAGAGAAACCTCCCCGGAAATCCTG ATCCTGAAGCTGAAGTGATATCTTTATCACCAAAAACATTGATGGCAACAAACAGATTTGTTTGTGAAATTTGTCTAAAGGGTTTTCAAAGGGATCAAAACCTTCAACTTCATCGACGCGGGCATAACCTTCCGTGGAAGCTGAAACAAAGGACAAACAAAGAAATAAGGAAGAGAGTGTATGTGTGTCCGGAGAAGACTTGTGTGCACAATCATCCTTCAAGGGCTTTAGGAGACTTAACTGGGATAAAGAAGCACTTTTGTAGGAAGCACGGTGAGAAGAAGTGGAAGTGTGAAAAGTGCTCAAAGTTTTATGCTGTTCAGTCGGATTGGAAAGCACACTCAAAGACTTGTGGTACCAGAGAATACAAATGTGACTGTGGCACTGTCTTTTCAAG GAGGGATAGTTTTGTGACTCACAGGGCATTCTGTGAAGCCTTAACAGAAGAAACAGCTAGAATAAACGGATCAACAAACTCATTACTAGCAATGGGAGGTTACAACAACATCATGCAAAATTCTCTTGTCCCAAatcatttttcttcaattttcaagcCAATTTCATGCACAGATCAAGCATCTAGATCAGGTCTATCCCTTTGGATGTCTCAATCATCTCCGGATGTCTTTCATGACAACAACAATTTGCATGAGATTCATCAACTTGAAAATTCATTACCACACTCTAATTATCATCCAAATTGGGTTTATGGAAACAAACTATCCTCCAATATTGGTTCCCAAGAGTTAACTAGCACTGTTTCACTTCCACTGGTCAATAGTAATAACATTGATAAGGATAGTGTAAGTGCAAGTGCAAACAATCTTGTTAGTGTTCCTTCCTTATATAGCTCACAACACCAACCTCAATCTCATATTCAAACATCCTCAGCAAACATGTCAGCAACAGCTTTGTTACAAAAAGCTTCTCAAATTGGAGCATCTTCAAGTGACTCATTGTTCCTTGGAGGTTTAGGACCTTTGGGATGCAATACTCCAAATCAAGATCATAGGAACAAATTTTGTGGGGTGTATAATTCAAACTCAGTACTCACAACAAGCCATGAGAGAGAAGGTAACTATTCAGGTGAATTGTCACAAATGCCCCCGACAAAACGGCGACGCATGCATAATGAAGAGAGTGTGTGGGGACAAACTAGGGATTTCCTTGGTGTTGGTGGTGCTAACCCTTTGCATCCTTTCATCAATCAACGGATGGACTTAATTTGA
- the LOC131651248 gene encoding uncharacterized protein LOC131651248: protein MSQYKWELGTFFNSKNDFKEAIRTYSVQTGRALKFVKNDKLRVKVECKEGCKWEAYCGKLPNEETWQIRKLVDTHTCSREFNVPLMSTKWLSTRLQNSLKSNPKLKVKDIKEKAIKKWNVGVCKTKAIRARSLARDMVDGSFIGDYTRLYDYCHEILRTNPGSTVKLSVTPVQEGAEDTRPFFKRLYVCYAAYKQSFKLCRPIIGLDGCFLKGLCGGQILAAIGTDPNDQMLPIAFAVVEGETKDSWLCFLQLLIDDLGGREDVEPTHSFLTSKRVYFLPWIPNVEQRFCVRHLCNNFRKKFPGKMLKEIIWRAARATYPQAWEKEMRGMRQINEEAYKHMMQTPPRFWSKSYFRTTSKSDTVLNNMSETFNSVIVESRGKPIVTMLEEIRGYIMEKWATNKVKFPNLSDEDVLPNIKKKVERTSSYTNSWIVRMSAEYIYEVRNIENPGDIFSVNLKEYNCMCRKWQLTGLPCVHAIAALKSRGLHIEDFISDIYKKARYMSVYEPIIYPVNGTNLWVRTEFPDVQPPKYKKMPGRPKKRRNREAGEIDGTYRKMRKTSMIMRCTRCRQIGHNKSTCKMTQPPQTSQPTQGSQPRQASRTQGSQPTQGSQPRQASRTQGSQSRQTSMTQGSQLIQASRAPPTLGTHKKMPTARPHKIPFRKPAHVGPTTRLSASQNVVGPTTRRTTPTKRNNTKKGI, encoded by the exons ATGTCTCAATATAAATGGGAATTGGGAACTTTTTTtaactcaaaaaatgattttaaagaaGCTATTAGAACCTATTCTGTTCAAACTGGTAGAGCTCTTAAGTTTGTAAAAAATGACAAGCTGAGAGTGAAGGTTGAATGTAAAGAAGGCTGCAAATGGGAGGCTTATTGTGGGAAGTTGCCTAATGAGGAGACTTGGCAAATTAGAAAACTTGTTGATACACACACTTGTTCTAGAGAATTCAATGTACCACTGATGTCTACTAAATGGCTTAGCACAAGGTTACAAAATTCATTGAAATCTAATCCTAAGTTGAAAGTTAAAGACATTAAGGAAAAGGCTATAAAGAAATGGAATGTGGGGGTTTGTAAGACAAAGGCAATTAGGGCCAGAAGTTTAGCTAGGGATATGGTTGATGGTTCATTTATAGGAGATTACACAAGGTTATATGATTACTGTCATGAGATACTAAGGACAAATCCTGGTTCTACTGTCAAGCTAAGTGTCACACCAGTTCAAGAGGGTGCTGAAGATACAAGGCCTTTTTTCAAGAGGTTATATGTATGCTATGCTGCTTATAAGCAAAGTTTCAAGCTGTGTAGGCCTATTATTGGTCTTGATGGCTGCTTTCTAAAAGGATTATGTGGAGGTCAGATCTTAGCAGCTATTGGGACTGATCCAAATGATCAGATGTTACCTATTGCATTTGCTGTTGTAGAAGGGGAAACAAAGGACAGTTGGTTATGTTTCTTGCAACTACTCATTGATGACCTAGGTGGCAGAGAAGATGTAGAACCTACACATTCATTTCTGACCAGCAAAAG GGTCTACTTCCTGCCATGGATTCCAAATGTGGAACAAAGGTTCTGTGTTAGGCACTTATGCAATAACTTTAGAAAAAAGTTCCCAGGAAAAATGTTGAAGGAGATAATCTGGAGAGCAGCTAGGGCAACTTACCCACAAGCATGGGAAAAGGAGATGAGAGGTATGAGGCAGATAAATGAAGAGGCATACAAGCATATGATGCAGACTCCACCTAGATTTTGGAGTAAGTCTTATTTTAGGACTACTTCAAAGTCTGATACTGTGTTGAACAATATGTCTGAAACCTTCAACAGTGTCATTGTGGAATCTAGAGGTAAGCCAATTGTGACAATGCTAGAAGAAATTAGGGGCTACATAATGGAGAAATGGGCAACAAATAAGGTGAAATTCCCTAACTTAAGTGATGAAGATGTATTGCCAAACATAAAGAAAAAAGTGGAGAGAACAAGTTCCTATACAAATTCATGGATTGTTAG GATGTCAGCTGAATACATTTATGAGGTTAGGAACATTGAGAACCCAGGTGACATTTTTTCTGTCAACCTAAAGGAATACAACTGCATGTGTAGAAAGTGGCAACTAACAGGGCTTCCTTGTGTGCATGCTATTGCTGCATTGAAGAGCAGAGGTTTACATATTGAAGACTTCATTTCTGACATTTATAAAAAGGCTAGGTATATGTCTGTTTATGAGCCTATAATTTATCCAGTAAATGGAACAAATTTATGGGTCAGAACAGAGTTCCCAGATGTCCAGCCACCAAAGTACAAGAAAATGCCTGGAAGGCCTAAGAAGAGGAGGAATCGTGAGGCTGGTGAAATTGATGGGACATATAGGAAAATGAGGAAGACAAGTATGATAATGAGGTGCACAAGGTGTAGGCAAATTGGGCACAACAAATCCACCTGCAAGATGACTCAACCACCACAAACATCACAACCAACACAAGGGTCTCAACCAAGACAAGCTTCAAGGACACAAGGATCACAACCAACACAAGGGTCTCAACCAAGACAAGCTTCAAGGACACAAGGATCTCAATCAAGACAAACTTCAATGACACAAGGATCTCAACTAATCCAAGCTTCAAGGGCACCACCTACACTAGGGACTCATAAAAAGATGCCAACAGCTAGGCCACACAAGATACCATTTAGGAAACCAGCACATGTGGGTCCAACAACAAGGCTTAGTGCATCTCAAAATGTAGTTGGTCCTACCACTAGGAGGACCACTCCTACAAAAAGAAACAATACTAAGAAGGGCATTTAG
- the LOC131653781 gene encoding uncharacterized protein LOC131653781 produces MNEPPGSRAGVGLTGLTVAEHFRDAEGHDVLLFIDNIFRFTQVWTTYPGTRSWKKQRRTTRFIQDYMFDESVCLLLRAKWFKPLAVEERPVVEEDIYEIEDYYYQYEEADDDLDDNEAYYGASANVRLGNRRWGDNSFVRAGRQEARPVHQPSFQDSGEGKKGGVTEHKWRNDGGRFQWYGGRKT; encoded by the exons ATGAACGAGCCACCTGGTTCTCGTGCCGGTGTTGGACTTACTGGACTCACTGTCGCTGAACACTTCCGTGATGCTGAAGGACATGATGTGCTTCTTTTCATCGACAACATTTTCCGCTTTACTCAAGTATGGACAACTTATCCTGGGACCAGAAGTTGGAAGAAGCAAAGAAGGACGACAAGATT TATTCAAGATTACATGTTCGATGAAAGTGTTTGCCTCCTACTTCGGGCCAAGTGGTTCAAGCCTTTAGCTGTTGAAGAGCGTCCAGTTGTTGAAGAAGATATCTATGAGATAGAAGACTATTATTATCAGTatgaagaagctgatgatgatCTAGATGACAATGAGGCTTACTATGGTGCTTCAGCAAATGTCCGGCTTGGCAACCGTAGATGGGGAGACAACAGTTTTGTAAGGGCTGGGCGTCAAGAAGCTCGGCCGGTCCATCAACCAAGCTTCCAGGATTCAGGAGAGGGGAAGAAAGGTGGAGTTACCGAACATAAATGGAGAAACGACGGTGGTCGTTTTCAATGGTATGGTGGTCGAAAAACGTGA